A segment of the Deltaproteobacteria bacterium genome:
CTAGGCCCCAAGGGGAGAAATGTTATTATCGAGAAGTCCTTCGGTTCCCCGACGGTAACCAAGGACGGCGTGACCGTGGCCAAGGAGATTGAGGTTGAGGACAAGTTTGAGAATCTGGGCGTTCAGATGGTCAAGGAGGTGGCAAGCAAAACGTCGGACATCGCCGGTGACGGAACTACGACAGCTACCATTCTGGCACAGGCCATGTTCCGTGATGGCGTAAAGAACGTCACGGCCGGCGCCAACCCCATGGACGTCAAAAGGGGTATGGACGCAGCCGTAATATCCATAGTAGGTGAACTCCAAAAGATGAGCAAGCCCACCAAGGAGCAGAAGGAAGTCTCCCAGGTGGGCACCATCTCCGCCAATAATGACCCATCTATCGGCGATATCATCGCCGAGGCGATGAGCAAAGTCGGCAAGGAGGGCGTCATCACTGTGGAGGAAGCAAAAGGGATGGAGACCTCCCTGGAGGTCGTGGACGGAATGCAGTTTGACCGAGGTTATCTGTCGCCGTATTTTGTCACCGATTCCGAGCGGATGGTCGTCGATCTCGAAGATCCCTATATTCTTATTTTCGACAAGAAAATCAGCGCCATGAAAGACCTCATCCCCGTCCTCGAGCAGGTTGCCCGTGCGGGTAAGCCTCTCATGATTATCGCCGAGGATCTCGAGGGGGAGGCTCTCGCGACCCTGGTGGTAAACAAGATTCGCGGAACCCTCATTGCTGCGGCCGTCAAGGCGCCCGGCTTTGGCGACAGGCGAAAGGCCATGCTGGAGGACATCGCCATCCTTACCGGAGGCCGTTTAATCTCAGAGGATATCGGGATCAAACTCGATGCAGTAACACTTGAGGACCTCGGTCAGGCCAAGCGGATCAACATCAACAAGGACAACACCACCATCATAGACGGCGGCGGCGCCAAGAAAGACATCGAAGGCCGTGTCGGCCAGATCCGGACGCAGATCGAGGAGACCACCTCGGACTACGACCGCGAGAAGCTCCAGGAGAGGCTGGCCAAACTGGTCGGCGGCGTGGCCGTCATCAAGGTCGGTGCCGCCACCGAAACCGAAATGAAGGAAAAGAAGGCAAGGGTTGAAGACGCCCTCAACGCCACCAGGGCCGCGGTCGAGGAAGGTATTGTTCCTGGAGGTGGGGTTGCATATCTCCGTGCCATGAAGGTTCTGGACAAACTCGATGTTGCCAACGAGGACCAGAGGGTAGGCGTCTCCATCATCCGGAAGGCGCTTGAAGAGCCCCTCAGGCAGATCGTAGCCAATGCCGGTCTTGAGCCATCCATCATCCTGAATGAGGTCGTTAAGAACAAAAAGGCAAGCTTCGGTTTTGATGCGGCAATCGAGGAGTATGTCGACATGCTGGAGGTCGGGATAATCGATCCGACCAAGGTCACCCGGTCCGCCCTCCAGAACGCGGCTTCCATAGCGGGACTACTTCTAACCACCGAAGCCAGCGTTGTTGAAAAACCCGAGGAAAAAGACGCCATGCCCGGTGGCGGCATGCCTCCCGCGGGTGTACCTGGAATGTATTAACAACCATCCTTTTGAGGTAAACCCCCCGGGGCTGTGCCCCGGGGGGTTTTTTTCGAGATATCCCGGACCCTGGATCCTAGATCCCAGACCCTGATTTTTTCACTACCCGTACCAGGACCCGGCCCTTCGAAAGATCAACGGTCAGCATTTCACCCTCTTTAACCTCATGGGGGGCGATCACCACGCTTCCATCGTCTTTCCTCACAACGGCGTATCCCCTGTCAAGAACCGATCTGGGCCCCAGAGAATCAAGCTTCCCCTCAAGACTCTGCAAACGGGACCGGTGCCTTTCAAACCGGGAGTGGATGGGAACAGTCAGGCGGTAAGTAAGGTCATCGATCCTCATTCTTCCCTGTTCAAGGATATGGCGCGGGTGTACGAGCTTCGCATCAGCCCCCGACAGTCTCCCTTTCGCCCCTTTCAGTATCAGATGCATCCGGGCACCGAGCCTGTAACCCAGATTTGACAGCGTTGCGTCGACTTCTTCCCTGCTTTTAGCCACCATCTCGGCCGCTGCCGAAGGGGTCGGCGCCCGGAAATCCGCGCCAAGGTCCGTCAGTGCCGTATCTATCTCATGCCCCACGGCGGAGATAACCGGAACAGGGCATGACGCCACCGCCCTGACGACCCTCTCGTCCGAAAATGCCAGAAGATCCTCGAAGGAACCGCCGCCTCGCCCTATTATGATGACGTCGACCTCCGGCAAGCCGGTTATGGCCTCCAGGGCAGCCACGATGGACGCCGGAGCCTGCGCTCCCTGAACCAGTGCCGGCGACAGGATAACGTTGACGAAGGCGCCCCTCTCGTAAAACACCCTCAGGATATCCCTGACGGCCGCTCCGGTGGGGGATGTAACCACACCGATGACCTTGGGGTAGGACGGCAGAGGCCGTTTTCTGTCCACGGAGAACAGCCCTTCACTTTCCAGTCGCTTTCGGAGTTGGTCCATGGCTTCACGAAGCGCCCCCAACCCACGTGGTTCGATTTCCATAGCAATGAGCTGGTAGACGCCCCTGCTCTCATACACGCCAAGTGTCCCGAAAACCAGAACCTGCATACCATCTCCTGGAATAAAAGGCAGACGGGATGCTTCTCTTCGAAACATCACGACCCTCAGCTGTGAATGTTTGTCCTTGAGATTAAGATAGAGATGGCCGTTTGGAGATGGACGGAAATCGGCAATTTCCCCCTCAACCCACAGGGGGGGGAAGGCGGCTTCAAGGGTTCCCTTAACGAGCCTGGTCAGCTCGGTTACTGTCAGGGTTCCTGGTCTGCCCACGGTAATTTCATCAAGGGGATACCGACCGGTCAAGTGATTTGGCGACCCGCTGGATGTCCAGGGCACGGCCCGTTTCCGGGTCCAGTGTAATTATGGCCCCATTGAGGGTGGGAATCCCTTTTGCCAGGTTAAAACGTGAGGGCATCTGGGTCATAAAACGATATCTTGCAGCTTCATAGTCGATCCCAATGACCGATCCCTCCTCGTTTCCCGTCATACCGACATCGGTGATGTAGGCAGTCCCGCCCGGAAGGACCCGATCATCAGCCGTGGGGACATGTGTGTGCGTTCCGAACAGCGCACTTACCCGTCCGTCCAGATAGATGGAGAGAGCCCTTTTTTCAGAGGTGGCCTCTGCGTGGAAATCCACCAGGGTACAGGTTACCCCTCCGGCCTCCTTCTCCAGAAACTCATCGGCCCTCCTGAAAGGGCAATCGAGGGCACCCATGAAAACACGGCCGGAGAGGTTTAATACGGCGATTTCAACTCCGCCGGGTGTCCCGGCGACACACCATCCCTTCCCCGGAGCTCCAGGGGGATAGTTGGCCGGACGAAGAACATACTCTGCCCCTTCGAGGAGGTCCAAAGCCTCTTTCTTATCCCAGACATGGTTGCCCGTGGTCATGACATCCACGCCGGCATCGAACAGTTCGGTGATGGAATCATAGGTGATGCCAAAACCTCCGGCGACATTTTCGGCGTTGGCCACGGTGAGATCAATCCGGTAGGTATCGATGAGACCGTCCAGGAGCTCACGTACCGCCATCCGCCCGGGCTTTCCCACCACATCCCCGACAACCAGAATCTTCACCTCGGAATTGATCATGTCGTTAACCGCAGCCCCTGAATCTTCCAATTACTTTGCGTAATCCACCGCACGGGTCTCCCGAATCACCGTCACCTTGATCTGTCCTGGATAGGCAAGTTCCTCCTCAATGCGATCGGCTACATCCCTGGCCAGGATGGAGGACTGATCGTCATCAATCTGGCTTGATTCCACCAGAATCCGGACCTCGCGCCCCGCCTGAATAGCGTAGCTCTTCTCCACACCTTTGAACGATCCTGCTATGTTCTCCAGATCTTCCAGCCTCTTGATGTAGGTTTCCAACATCTCCCTTCTGGCTCCCGGCCGCGCCGCGGAGAGCGCGTCGGCCGCCTGGACCAGGATGGCCTCAATTGACCCCGCCTTCACCTCATCATGATGAGCGGCGATGGCGTTAATAACTTTACGGGATTCCCCGTATTTCTTGCAAAGTTCGGCACCGATAAGTGCGTGGGAACCTTCAACTTCATGGTCTACAGCCTTGCCTACATCGTGCAGAAATCCAACCCTCTTGGCGTCCTTTTCGTTCAACCCCAGTTCACTGGCCATAATGCCGCATAGGAAAGCTACCTCCAGGGAATGGTTAAGCACATTCTGGGCATAGCTGGTCCTGTATTTGAGTTTGCCAACGAGCCGGATGAGCTCAGGATTAATCCCATGAACGCCAATGTCGAATGCGGCTCTTTCCCCCTCCTCCTTGATGGCGGTCTCAATCTCTGCAGAAACCTTCTTGACGACCTCCTCGATTCTGGCCGGATGGATCCGACCATCCGAGATCAATCTCTCAAGAGCGATCCTGGCGATCTCTCTCCTGATGGGATCAAAAACAGAGAGAACAACCGCTTCGGGCGTGTCATCCACGATCAGATCCACGCCAGTGGCGTTTTCGAAGGATCGAATGTTCCTTCCCTCACGTCCGATAATCCGCCCCTTCATGTCATCATTGGGAAGGCTGACCACACTGACGGCCCTTTCAGCGATGTAATCCCCTGCATAGCGCTGAACCGCAAGGCTGATGATCTCTCTGGCCTTTTTATCGGCAGTCTCCTTGGCCTCGGCCTCGATGAGCTTGATGCCTTTCGCTGATTCGAAACGCGCCTCCTCGATCATCATGCTTTTGAGTTCCTCTTTGGCTTTCTCGGCCGTCATTCCGGAAATGGCCTCCAGTCGGGAACACTGTTCCTCAAGCAACCTCGTGTACTCTTTTTCCTTTTCGGACAGCGCCCGTTGTTGTCCTGCAACCGATTTTTCCTTGTTCCCGATATCCTGTTCCTTCTTATCCAGGCTCTCAAATTTCCTGTCCAGGTTTTCCTCGCGCTGCATGAGCCTCTTTTCAATTCGCTGCAGTTCAATCTTTTCCTCTTTTGTCTCCTCCTCGAAACGCGCTTTGGACTGAAACAGAAACTCCTTGGCCTCGATCTCCGCCTCCTTGCGCAGGCTGTCGGCCTGCCGTTTCGCATCCTCGATTATTGCAGCAGCGCGGTTCTTTTTTCCTCTGCCGGTCAGAACCTGGACCAGGATGGCGACAACGTAGCCGAATGTTATCCCAACTGCTAACAGAACTGCGGTAGTGACTAAGCTGTAGTCTGCGTTCATCTGTTCTGTACCTCCTGTATTTTATGAAAACCCCGCCGGCTTTCCACCCGGCAGGGAGTAATGACGTGGTTTACGGGTATATCGTGAACCCCGGTGGGAAGGCTTTCGATCAACTGGAAGTCATGGGCAAGTCCAAGCAAGGTTGACGATGGAGAAGCGAGAGCCAGGAGACGGTCGAAATATCCCCCCCCCATCCCCAATCGGTTGCCTGACAGGTCGAACGCGAGCCCTGGGACGAAAAAAACATCCACCCGCTCAACAGGAATAATGCGGTCCATAAGGATTCGAGGCTGTGGAACAATCCGATTTTCAGTCAACAGGTCATCGATCCCGTTGATCTGAATTATCCTCAGGCCGGAACCCGCCTTCCACCCTTCCCAGTCCGGCACCGCGACTTTTTTACCTTCCTCAATCAGGGAACATATTATTTCATCAGTTCTAATCTCGCCCCCAACCGAAACGTATGCGCAGAGGAAACCGGCCGACCTGACATCATCCCGAAGAAGGACCGACTCGGCCACGGCCTGGCTTCCCTTCCTTAATTTTGAGGGATTGAGCCCCTGCCGGATTTTCTTCATCCGCTCACGGATCTTCTGTTTTGTTTCGATCAGGTATTTTGACAAGACAACCTCACCTGCGCTGCGGATATCGATCCACCTGCCATGCCGGTGAGGTCCGGTTGGGAACCAGTTCAAACTTGAAGGAGGTAAATCACCTCTATTGCGCACCAGGGGGAAGAGACCCCCCGGACAATGCCGCCCTAAAAACCATCCGGCCCAAAAATTTAAAACAAAACACTGTTCAGGGCCGACAGGACCCAGCAAAACAAACCATCTAATGTGGTTGTATTCCTCAAGTATTATTTTGAACTGGACTCAACGGGCCTCCTAAGCCGGTCCAGATATTTGTTAGAACCCCCACCCGACGCAGTGGTCAAGTTCAGCAATTGAACCTGCTCGACCAAGTGGGCCCCCCGCGGGACACTTCAGGCTTTTCGCTCAAGGCGAACTTGCTCACCATGCCCTCGGCAGGAGTCCCTTACTCCGTGTGTTGGCTCAAAAGTAAACAGGTCTCCACTTGCAGGGCAGGGGCTACTGATAATCTAGCAAAATAGGGGACGTCCATCAAGGACAATCGAGAGGACGTTTTTTACGTCCCAGGTGGCCGGTGAGGCTTTTTGGCATCCTGCTCAGGATACTTCCTGGATCTTCCGGGCCAACTGCCGCATCCTGACCTTAAGGTCGTCCGTCTCCTCAATCATGCCGAACAGCTCATCTGCGATGTTCAGTGAAACCAGGATGGCAATACGGGAGGTGGATACGGTTTCAGTGACCTCCGAGATCTCCCGCATTTTTCTATCCACATACTCGGCAACTTTCCGGACGTATTCCGGATCCTTGTCACCTCTGACGGTGTAGACCTTCCCGAAAATCTCGACGTCAACTCGCCCAGACACCTTATGAACTCCTGTCAGATGAATCCGGTAATGGACAGATCACAACGATTTCAGCCTCTGAAGGGCCCTTCTGATAAGCTGAACGGCCTCCTCGTTCATTTCCCCGGTTGGAGGATTCACGGCGATACCCGCGGCACCCGGCAGGCCTCTTTCCCCGGATACGCGACGCTCACCTTTGGTACGCTTCAGCAGAAGGTCGACAGCTTCCTCAAGCTCCCTGAACGTTTTTGTCAGCTCCCCGCCGGCCATAGAAAAAATCCGTTCCCCTTGTTAGATCTCGGTTACCCATGTTCTCCGACATTTATCCGGCACACAGAATGACAACCCCGTAAAAAATTCCTTCAAGGCATTTTACAAGGCGGTCACGCCAGTGGTTCGACAGGCTCACCATCGCACATCCCGCTTGATGGACTCACAAGAGGCCATCAAGGTATGAAGATAATAAAATATAGAAACTTCAATAAGTTCTGTCAAGGAAACTAAAGTAAACCTTTAAACCAGCTCCGGGACTTAAGTCCCGGGTTTCACCAGAAACCCCTTGATGGCCATTTTTCCCCTCAATGTGGCCAGTGCTTTTCGAGCGTCCTTGATTGATCCGTATGGACCAAGTCTGACACGGTACCACACCCCACGCGGCCCCAGATCAGCCCTCACCACGGCACCACGGTACCCCGAATCGATCAGTCCCTTAAGAAATTCCCCGGCCGCCCTCCGGTCCTTATAGGAGCCCACCTGGATTACCGTCCCGCCGGTGTGCTGTTCGGGATTCTCAACCGGAGAGGACACCCGGACAGTCTTGGGGGCAGGCTTATTTCCACTACCCGGTTCGGGGATTTTTCTTTCATTGGCTTCCTTCTTTGTCAGGGCTGAGTAGAAGGTAATGGTGGTTGCATTTTCCGCCTTCGAATGGCTATCGCCCGTTTTCAGACCGCCTTCGCTCTTCCCGGCCTCATGATCATTTCCCAGGGCGGCAGTATCATGGGGGCCTTTTTGGGTGGATTTGACACCTAATATATACCCCGTCAGTAGGGCTGCGCTGACAAGAAGGACAATAAACGCCACGGCAGCGCTGAACTGCTTCGGTGAAAGACGCACTAACTCACGAGGCTGCGCGGATTTTTTTCCTCTTGCCACAATTGCCCTCACATCCTCTCGGGTGCGGATACCCCGAGGATGTAAAGGGCCTTGGCTATGGCGGTCCGGACCCCGACCACGAGTGCAAGCCTGGCGGCGGTCAGATCCGGATCCTCGGTCAGCACCCGGTGGTGGTTGTAGTAACTGTGCAGGGTTGCAGCGATGGCGTTCAGATATATGGTCAACCTGTGGGGCTCCATGGCCAGGGCGGCCCCCTCGATCACGTCAGGAAGCGCCGCGACATGCCGCAGGAGTTCCCTCTCTTCAGGCAACAACAGTAGTGAAAGATCGGCGCCGGCAAACGACGACTCCACAATACCATTATCACAGGCGTTACGGAGGATGCTGCATATCCTCGCATGGGCATACTGTACATAAAAAACCGGATTATCGTTGCTCCGTTCCTTGGCCAGTTCCAGATCGAAATCCAGCTTGCTGTCGGACTTCCTGGTGAGGAAGATGAACCGGGCCGCATCACGACCAACCTCCTCCCGGACCCCGCGGAGGGTGACGAATTCCCCGGCCCGGGTGGACATGGCGACGGGCTTACCCTTTCTTAGCAGGTTCACAAGCTGAACGAGGAGGATCTGAATATCATCACCGCTCCTCCCCAGGGCCTGGACACCCGCCTTCATCCTGGCCACATAACCATGGTGATCAGCGCCCCAGATATTGATGACCCTGTCGAAACCACGGTTGAACTTATTTCGGTGGTAGGCCACGTCCGACGCAAAATAGGTCAGGGAGCCGTCCGCCTTGATTACCACACGATCCTTGTCATCACCCATATCAGTGGACCTGAACCAGAGAGCGCCCTCATGACGATAGAGATAACCCTTATTCTCCAGAAATTTCAGGGTCTGTCTCACCTCGCCCCCGTCAAAAAGCCCCTTCTCTGAAAACCACACCTCAAACCGGACACCGAACTCTTCCAGATCCTCTCTGATATCCTCCAGGATCCTCTCTGCAGCGTAACGGGCGATCTCATCAATGGCCTTTTCCGAATCCATCTGCCGGTATTTTTCTCCCACGGAACTCAGCAGAATCCGGGCAAATTCCTTTATGTAATCACCCAGGTAGCCTCCCTCAGGGAAATTCCCGGGTTCTCCTGACAGCTCGAGATATCTTGCGTAGACCGAACGGCCCAGGGTCCTGATCTGATTGCCGGCATCATTGATATAGTATTCCCTTTGGACTTCAAACCCGGATGACTCAAGCAGATTGGCAAGTGCATCGCCGAGGACCGCGCCACGCCCATGGCCCACATGAAGCGGGCCGGTCGGATTCGCGCTGACAAACTCCACCATGACCTTTTTCCCATTACCGACGGTCCCTTCGGCAAACCCCATGCCCTCCTTAAGGACCGCCCGAAGAGCTTCAGCCCAGTAGGACGCGGTCATGGTAAAGTTGATGAACCCCGGTCCGGCGACTTCCACCTTTTCCAGGTTTTTTCCACCGTCTGCCTCAAAGATTTTTCCGGCCAGATCCGCTGCCAGATCTCTTGGATCGACATTGATACGCGAGGATAAAACCATCGCGGCATTGGTAGAGTAATCCCCAAATCTCCTCTCCCGAGTCAACTCGATTACCGTCGGTGGGAGGGCTGTTCCAGGGGGCAACTTCCCTTCAGCGCAGTCTCTAAGTACACTGGTGATGATCTCCGTCAACGATTCTCTCACCTGCATACCTCCAGTACTTTCACAATAGTAGGGTCGAAAAAGTCCATCCGTGGCTTTTTTATCCATGGAGAGCGAAAAGTGTCATTTTCACTTTCCTCACAAATCAACAACTTGCCCTGCAAGTCATTGATTTGGGCGCCCATCAGTGGGCGCATTGATGGCTTTTTGCGAAGTCATCCTTATATAGTCCCGTAAAAAGTCCATCAATGGCTTTTTACTCTACGGAAAGCGAAAAGTGTCATTTTCACTTTCCTCACAAATCAACAACTTGCCCTGCAAGTCATTGATTTGAGCGCCCATCAGTGGGCGCATTGATGACTTTTTGCGAAGTCATCAAAATCTCCTTGGGGTGGCCCTGCAGGAGGCGATTCATCCCGCCGGACCCCACTATGCGCTCCGCCTCTCGCATCCCCTTTTCCAGAAAACCGACCTGGCGAACTCTATGGATATCGGTCGCCAAGGCCCAGTAGCGTCCTTCCTCAAGATACCTTATCCCGCGCCGGCGAATCTTTTTGCCGTACATTCCGCCCAAGCTCCCGAGGTTGCCGATGAACCTGATCCCGAGGGCTTCGATGGCTTTCATAATGTCCACCTCATCAAGCAGGTCGTCGTTCCTTTCAGGATGTACGATGAGCACCTGAATCCCCGAGACCTGCACCGGTGCGAGCATCTCCACCAGGTTTGGCTGAACACGGTAAAACCCCGGATCCACCAGGATATAACCGGCCTTACCCGGACGATCCGCTATGCGTTCTTCAATACCCTCATCAAGATCGTATTCCATCCCGGGATGGATTTGAACGGAGACCCCACATTTCCGAGCGGAGGCATTCAGACGCCCGGCACCATCCTCCACTACGCCGGAGTCCAGACCTCTCCAGCTATAGAGCTGGTGGTGGGGGGTGGCAAACAGGTGAGTGAATCCCAGCTCCACAAGGGCCTTGACGATGGCCATGGAACCGTCCATTTCGTCCGGACCGTCATCCAGTCCAGGAAGGATATGGGAATGAAGATCGATCATTATGGTCAGGATTTAGTTTATCCCTAAAAAGCCCAGCCGCATCCAAAGACGCGCCTGGGCTAAGAATTATCTTTGGAGCGGGCAACGGGATTCGAACCCGCGACTTCCAGCTTGGGAAGCTGACACTCTACCAGCTGAGTTATGCCCGCCGAGGAAAACGATAGTAATTCAAGACACGGGCTTTGTAAAGAGGAGGCCGGACAATTTCCAGATCTACTAGCCCCCCTCAAATGTCTCTTTGAAGAACTCATCGAACCTGGCCTCAATATCGTCTTCATCAGGGTCCTCCCCAGCGGGGCCGGGAGATATTTCCACCCCATTATATGCCGGATTCTCTTCCGTTGGATTGTGAGGAAGCCCCCCGGCAAGGGACACCGCGGCATCCCCGGTGCCCCGGTCGGACGATAGGTCAACGGATGGCATGGCCGGTTCCAAAACAACCTGTGGAGCGAACCCGAGGTCAAGGGCCATCTCATCCACGATGGCGGCATCCACGGTTCTTCGCCTCATCAGAAATCCCTGAAAAAGTGCATTGTCGCAAAGAATGTTGATCTTTCTTGGAAAACCTCCCGAACAGCTATATATCCTGGCCAGGGCGCTATCCGTAAAAACCTCTTCTCTGTTTCCGGCGATGGCCAATCTGTGGATGATATAGGCTTTCGTCGTCTCCTCTGACAAGGTCGACAGGCGGATCTTCATGGCCACCCTCTGGAGGAGAGGCGGATCCAAAGCAAGATTCTGTTCCAGTTCGGGAAGCCCGAAGAAGATGAAGGTAATCAGCTTGTGGGCGGTTACCTCCAGATTCAGCAATCCACGAAACTCTTCCATCAATTGTCTGGAATTGAACATCTGGGCTTCATCGATCAGAACCACGGCTTTCTTGCCCATCTGGTGCAGATGAAGAAGACGGCGGTAGAGCTGGCCTATGATCTGGATCTTATCCCTTCCGGGCTGTTCAACTCCGAGCTGACCGGCGATTTTACGGAGCAGCCATTCCGGTGATATCTCAGCATGGAGGATAATAAGCAGCGCAGACTCGTATGCCTCATCGGGAAGGCTGTCGAGAACCTTCCTTGCCAGGGTGGTTTTGCCTGTGCCGATATCCCCCACTACAGCCGCCAGCCCCTTCATGGTCTCGGCAACGTACATGATCCGGGTCAGGGCACGGGCGTGTTGGGCGCTGTTGTAGTAGAAACGTTCGTTGGGGGCGTTGCCGAAGGGTTCTGTCTGAAGCCGAAAAAAATCCAGGTAACTCACAGGCGATCTCCCCGCTCTAGGGCGTTCTAAAGGTAGGAAACACGATCTTTTTTGGCCTTGGTAGAAGTCTGCCCATCGCCATCAGGGAGTCCACCTTCGATTTCCTCCTGAGCCATATCCTCAACCTCTCTGATAAGATCGCTCAGAAGGTCGTCGAGACCTCCCTCCGGCGGGGCATCCTCCACGGTTTTTACATCCAAATCACCATCGCACAATTCTCCAACCCGTTCTATGGCTTTGTCGATATCCTCGAAATCCGGGTCCAGGTTCTGAACCTTTTTATAGGCCTCAAGAGCCGGCGCCCACCTCTGCTGCCGTTCCCGGATCTGGCCCATCTGGAAGGTAAGCCCCGGTACATTCTCCTCAGCCGATGATTCGAGGGCTTTACTGATGGTCTTGGCCGCCGAATCGTAGTCCTGTTTCTCCACAAAACACATAGCGATAAGGCTCATGCTGTCTGGTAGCAGCTTTCTGTCGCCGGTGGCGGTTTCAAATTCCCTGATAGCGTCATCAAACAGACCCATGTCCTTATAGGCAATACCCAGATTATAGTGGGTTTCATACTCCTCTGCGCCCAGAGTTTCGGCAATTCCCCTCTTGAACTCAGCAAAAATCTCTTCAAAGGTAATGGGCCTATCATGTTCACTGGAGGCAGAAGCAGGTCCGTCAAATTCATCGGCGAGCTCGGCCCTCAACTCCTCGGCCAGATCCAGAAATCCGCCCGCCTCCGGGACAGAATCCTCTACGGTGAGTTTCCCTCTTATCTTCCTTATCTCCCCTGGATGTGGGCTTACATTCGGATGGGGTTCCAACGCAGCCGGCTCCTGATGTGATCCCGGATATTCGGCTGCAGGGGCAGCAGGAGGTTGATCCAAAGCGCCTTCCTGTCCCTCAA
Coding sequences within it:
- the groL gene encoding chaperonin GroEL (60 kDa chaperone family; promotes refolding of misfolded polypeptides especially under stressful conditions; forms two stacked rings of heptamers to form a barrel-shaped 14mer; ends can be capped by GroES; misfolded proteins enter the barrel where they are refolded when GroES binds), coding for MAKLISFDEDTRKQLLNGVNALADTVRVTLGPKGRNVIIEKSFGSPTVTKDGVTVAKEIEVEDKFENLGVQMVKEVASKTSDIAGDGTTTATILAQAMFRDGVKNVTAGANPMDVKRGMDAAVISIVGELQKMSKPTKEQKEVSQVGTISANNDPSIGDIIAEAMSKVGKEGVITVEEAKGMETSLEVVDGMQFDRGYLSPYFVTDSERMVVDLEDPYILIFDKKISAMKDLIPVLEQVARAGKPLMIIAEDLEGEALATLVVNKIRGTLIAAAVKAPGFGDRRKAMLEDIAILTGGRLISEDIGIKLDAVTLEDLGQAKRININKDNTTIIDGGGAKKDIEGRVGQIRTQIEETTSDYDREKLQERLAKLVGGVAVIKVGAATETEMKEKKARVEDALNATRAAVEEGIVPGGGVAYLRAMKVLDKLDVANEDQRVGVSIIRKALEEPLRQIVANAGLEPSIILNEVVKNKKASFGFDAAIEEYVDMLEVGIIDPTKVTRSALQNAASIAGLLLTTEASVVEKPEEKDAMPGGGMPPAGVPGMY
- the xseA gene encoding exodeoxyribonuclease VII large subunit, translating into MGRPGTLTVTELTRLVKGTLEAAFPPLWVEGEIADFRPSPNGHLYLNLKDKHSQLRVVMFRREASRLPFIPGDGMQVLVFGTLGVYESRGVYQLIAMEIEPRGLGALREAMDQLRKRLESEGLFSVDRKRPLPSYPKVIGVVTSPTGAAVRDILRVFYERGAFVNVILSPALVQGAQAPASIVAALEAITGLPEVDVIIIGRGGGSFEDLLAFSDERVVRAVASCPVPVISAVGHEIDTALTDLGADFRAPTPSAAAEMVAKSREEVDATLSNLGYRLGARMHLILKGAKGRLSGADAKLVHPRHILEQGRMRIDDLTYRLTVPIHSRFERHRSRLQSLEGKLDSLGPRSVLDRGYAVVRKDDGSVVIAPHEVKEGEMLTVDLSKGRVLVRVVKKSGSGI
- a CDS encoding TIGR00282 family metallophosphoesterase, which produces MINSEVKILVVGDVVGKPGRMAVRELLDGLIDTYRIDLTVANAENVAGGFGITYDSITELFDAGVDVMTTGNHVWDKKEALDLLEGAEYVLRPANYPPGAPGKGWCVAGTPGGVEIAVLNLSGRVFMGALDCPFRRADEFLEKEAGGVTCTLVDFHAEATSEKRALSIYLDGRVSALFGTHTHVPTADDRVLPGGTAYITDVGMTGNEEGSVIGIDYEAARYRFMTQMPSRFNLAKGIPTLNGAIITLDPETGRALDIQRVAKSLDRSVSP
- the rny gene encoding ribonuclease Y, which gives rise to MNADYSLVTTAVLLAVGITFGYVVAILVQVLTGRGKKNRAAAIIEDAKRQADSLRKEAEIEAKEFLFQSKARFEEETKEEKIELQRIEKRLMQREENLDRKFESLDKKEQDIGNKEKSVAGQQRALSEKEKEYTRLLEEQCSRLEAISGMTAEKAKEELKSMMIEEARFESAKGIKLIEAEAKETADKKAREIISLAVQRYAGDYIAERAVSVVSLPNDDMKGRIIGREGRNIRSFENATGVDLIVDDTPEAVVLSVFDPIRREIARIALERLISDGRIHPARIEEVVKKVSAEIETAIKEEGERAAFDIGVHGINPELIRLVGKLKYRTSYAQNVLNHSLEVAFLCGIMASELGLNEKDAKRVGFLHDVGKAVDHEVEGSHALIGAELCKKYGESRKVINAIAAHHDEVKAGSIEAILVQAADALSAARPGARREMLETYIKRLEDLENIAGSFKGVEKSYAIQAGREVRILVESSQIDDDQSSILARDVADRIEEELAYPGQIKVTVIRETRAVDYAK
- a CDS encoding 5-formyltetrahydrofolate cyclo-ligase, producing the protein MSKYLIETKQKIRERMKKIRQGLNPSKLRKGSQAVAESVLLRDDVRSAGFLCAYVSVGGEIRTDEIICSLIEEGKKVAVPDWEGWKAGSGLRIIQINGIDDLLTENRIVPQPRILMDRIIPVERVDVFFVPGLAFDLSGNRLGMGGGYFDRLLALASPSSTLLGLAHDFQLIESLPTGVHDIPVNHVITPCRVESRRGFHKIQEVQNR
- a CDS encoding cell division protein ZapA; the encoded protein is MSGRVDVEIFGKVYTVRGDKDPEYVRKVAEYVDRKMREISEVTETVSTSRIAILVSLNIADELFGMIEETDDLKVRMRQLARKIQEVS
- a CDS encoding SPOR domain-containing protein; protein product: MARGKKSAQPRELVRLSPKQFSAAVAFIVLLVSAALLTGYILGVKSTQKGPHDTAALGNDHEAGKSEGGLKTGDSHSKAENATTITFYSALTKKEANERKIPEPGSGNKPAPKTVRVSSPVENPEQHTGGTVIQVGSYKDRRAAGEFLKGLIDSGYRGAVVRADLGPRGVWYRVRLGPYGSIKDARKALATLRGKMAIKGFLVKPGT